Part of the Lotus japonicus ecotype B-129 chromosome 6, LjGifu_v1.2 genome, GTTAGAATTTGCCGCATTGAGTTTAACGGCAGTGATTTTGCGGATGTTCAACATTTATTGGACCGAGATTGGGTGATTCAACTTAAGCATATCTCTCGGGAAGCTAATGGTCCTTTGGAGAGTTGAGTGCTTTTTCTCAATGTGAGTTCACCGTGCTTGAGGATCCCCTAATGGGGTTATCCCGATTCTTTAAAGATGCTCTAGGAGTGTAGTTTActtgtttgttttttaattttcctataaaaaattatattagttCTCAAAAATTGTGATTTCTACCCaagtttagtgttttttttgAAGGTAAGATTAGTGTTTCAAACCAACATAAATTGGTGTAAAGGAAAATGACTGTcaatactttttcttttttaaatacaaaaaattaaTAGTGTCCAATTCGAGATTGGGAACTCAGGGTATTTAACTATTTAAAAAACTTATATTTATCTTACTCAAAACAAAAATGGGagactttctttttttttttggtcaagaaAAATTGGAGACTTAAGGCTCTTTCTCCACCCAACCAATTCTTGGGCTCTATGCCTCTATCAATGTTTTTTCTTGTAATGTTACACATTATAAGTGTATtggattgacaaaaaaaaagtgtattGGAAAAATACCCATTGCCCTTAGACCATTGACATACCACATCATGCATGTAAAATAGAAAGACAAGCCAAGCCCTGATGTGCTACAAGGTTAGAACTTTCCAAAGATAATACTGGTTAGGCTTCAATTGAATACGTTTGATTTTACATTTGACAGAAAGCAACAATGCATCAATCGTCCAGTCTCGAAGATTATTCATTTATTCTGAATACAAAGCTCTCTCTGGAGCTCATGAATATTTATTTCCAGTTTAAATGATCTGTTCATGCTGCTCTATGGCTTTGACATGTGAATCTAAGCACCATAATACAATCACAAACAAGATACAAAATGAGGAAAGCTACTCCTCTTCTCTCAGTGGATAATCTCTGGGTCCAAATATGGCAGTTCCAACCCTAACAGTTGTACTTCCCATCTCGATCTGCAAAATTTGAGTTAGCTGGTCAAAAACTATCATGAAGATATAATAGTTACCCTTAGACCATTGACACACCACAATCCATGTTTTCTAAGAAAAAGGATTCCTTACAGCTCGCTCAAAATCTGCAGTCATGCCCATTGACAGCTCACATTTCTCTTCTGGTATTCCAAGTGCCGTACAAGCTTCACTTCTACAATTGGACAATGTCTGGAGAGTACAAAAGAAAATTTAGTTTGAAGAATTAATCATAAGACTAGAAAAGAAGTTCCCTGAAAAACTAATACATCATATCCCAAATGTGTAGTTTCTACCTTAAAATTTTCAGGGGTGGATGAATAGTCCAACATGCCAATTGTCATCAGGCCACAGAACTCAAGGTTTGGGCATTTTGTAACAATATGTTTTAAAAGGTCTACACAAAGAGCTGGCTCAACACCAAATTTTGCTGCAAGGAAATAGCACAGTCAAATGTCAATCCTGAGATTGAGAACAAAATGAAAACATTGACAATGCCATTATGCCACCAATGGTTTATCATGGGGCAGATAAGAAAAACAAAGATGTAGGGCACAGATTGTAAACCAGCAAACTCCTATATCAAGCACACCGTTCTAATAAATATAGGTTGCATATTTGTATCTAGAAAAATGATGTTAGAATCAGTTATTTGCTAAACATAATTTCAATAAAAGAATAAGGACCTACATTTTCTTCTGATTTTAACTCTGTTTTCATATATTTCTATAAGAAACCacagaaaataaaattactttGGTTAATAAATTTCAAACACAACCAATTTAACTTTGTTAAGATACTGAATTAGTTGGCAATCTTTCAAGTGTAACTTACATGTTTCTCCACTTGTATTCACTTCAACAAAAACTTTCAACGGGTTCCTGCCAATTTTTTCTACAGCACGATCAAGAAGATTTGCTTTCTGTCaggaaaattataaaattgtcAAAGAGAACAAAAACGAGATGAAATTTGCATCATTTGCAATAGAATATGAAAAGATACTAAGATCATGCATGCACTGAATTAAAATACATTGGTTGATCAttgcaaaattaatttttattgcaTAAACATAATTCCACAGAAACTGATATCAAAGATTAACATTCAATGGGACAAAGTTGAACTTGACACAACTTCCAACTCCCAAAACTTATTGACGAAATGGCAACGCTGCAGGTACTTCTAGTTAGTGTGGAGTGCAACTAAAGTAAGGCCCATCTATACCACTGAGGTGCATCCTTACTAAGGAATAAGGACCACTTTCAACATCATAAATCATAAATATAGCCAATTCTGCCTTCCAAGAGAAATCCGAGAATGTTTAGATGAAAGTCATCATCATATTGTAAAATTCACATTCTTATATATGTACTCAATACACTTGAATACACAGGCAAAATCTATTTACCTTCTCTGCCAAATAAAATTATGGgaagaaacaaaaattaaacatttaccTTCTCGTCATCTACAGTCTCTACATAAGCGAGGTTGGGAACACCAGCTGAGAAACATCaaatgaagaacaaaatcaagcCAAAATCATCCAAAATTTGCCAAAATCATCCAAAATTTACCAAAATTTTGAATGTCATCATGAACCTATCTCCACAAAATGGAAGCTGTGTAACAAATAAAGTTTGGAAGCATGGCTTCTAATAAAAACGAGGCTTCACTTCTGCTAGTGTCTATATTTCAATGGTTCATTCATGAACCCTACTGAAACTGAGCTCAACTAATATATGAGCTTGAGACCTTCATGTTCAAGGTCAAGTTTCAGAAAGGGATAATATTTCAATCGAACTAACTTTAGTTTATAACTTTATATCAATCTAGCTAGCAATCTCCTTAACTAAATTATACTAATCATGATATGTTTCGATATTTGTTGGCACTAACGCTTAGCATGCACTCCAAGATAAAAAGTGAATGAAACACTTCTTAAAGTTTGTTCATGTCGCACTCAACTGACATCCAAATACACAATAAACCAATTCATGTGACACACATGAATCATAGCACTCTCACTcacactctctctttctctctcaaaaaTTGAAACTCGTTGGTATTTTTCTTGGAACACAATGGATGGAATATTCAAGCTGATCTAATATTATACAATGGATGATTCTGATTCAAGATAAACAAATTTGGAACAGACAGAGTGGGATCAAATCAGTTGAAATCATTGAAAGAAAGAGGGATAAAGAATAAATACATACCAACAAGAAGCTTAACTTTATTACTCTGCAAGTGCCCAATGAAATGCCATTCGATATCATCTGGAAGCTGCGGTTAATCAGGAATGAAAtagaagaagaagcattcagGAGTGAGGAACAATGAATGAGGGAAGCAAGCAGTTGATTCAATGATCGAGAAACCAACCTGGGGAACTTTCTCAATGAGTTCCTGAACGTAGTTCTCGCCGAAGCATCGATGTCCGGCATCATACACCTGTTGGAGGGCAGATACTGGCTTCATCTTGCTCGCAGCCACCACCCGGATCTCCTTCACATCCCTCCCTGACCGCTCCGCTGCCTGTTGGACGCGTTCCAGCACCGCCTTCAGCGGTGGCGATGGGCCGCCGTCTGTGGTGGCTGACGATGCCattttcttcctctcctccgCAGTCAGCACAGCACATATATTAAAAGAACTAAACACCcctaattagtttttttttttgaaagggtgTTAATTAGTTGTTACCCACCACTAATTAGCACATTTTGTGTTAAAATAATGGGTTTAATATGTTTTGAGTCCTAAAAATTTTGTATAGAAGGATTTCAAATTCGTTTGTCCACATTTATAAACTACTGATTTTTTAATGGTTTTACGTCCAAGTGACAAATAAGTtacaaaaaagatgaaaaaatggaagaaaatgaagaagtcGTAATATTCAAATATAATAAAGGGTTTTTCcaaataagattttaatgaggctcaaTTCCTATGTTTGGATTTTTTATGGGGCATTTTGTGTGTTTGAGCTCATGTATGTTTAATCATTCAATAAAGTATcttttttgttgtaaaaaaaaaataatgggcAAGATTTGGTGTCACTAAACTTTTTGATTCTGGTGGtatataaaattgattttttttacatgaTTCATCTTCTTTGATAGAGATACTATCACTTTCTATACTTTTTTCGCGAGAAAGGTAAGGTAAGAGTCAGAACCGATGTTGTGTGGAAAGATGCTACGAGGAAACCTCTTTCGGTCCCGGTCGAAAGTCGTGCAAGCAAAGACGTTAGAGGATACTGCATCTCGTAACGGTAGCAAGAGGAAAGGCTAAGCGAAAAAGGTTAAGATTGCTTAATGATTTATGGCCGCTAGTCATTCATTCGAATTTATCGCTACTCATGTAAGTATTCTCACCGGGAATTTAGCGGGACTATATCTCCGCTTTCGCTTCCGTACTTAACCGTCTCTCTCCTTAGTCCGATCGAGACTATATTGATTAAGAGGGTTGAAGActccttttattttattaatgcaATTATGAATTCCACTAAACTTTCTCGATTCCAACGCAACTTATCCTTTTGGAGCTGACGTAACAAACTACGCGAGCCTCCCAACGAAGCCAAGATAAATCCTAtcagaataaaaaaaaaggcaGTTTCATTATGGTGGTATACCAGCCGCCTGTTCTGGAACTTCCAGTTCCAATCGAAGCATATCTATCCGTAAATGGATTTGTATGTATAGCCACTTCAGTCGTGTTCCTTGTTTCTCTAAAGTATCTTTTTTCTGGGAACATGGTCAACCATAAATTATTATCTTCGCGATTCTTCATCCACTGATACAGAAAATTTTCCAGTTTTCCATTATCATATGAGGCCGGAAAGTTTATTGGCAACAGGTCAGCACAAAGTGATTCATCATGCTCAAACATGAGGCGATCGTTCGTTAGGAACGGTTTATAGATCATCAAATTCCCACAAATGGAATGAGAAGTGGGTCCATGTAAATGATCGAGACCTCGGAAACAACAACGCTCCTTCCCCATATGGAGTTCGGAACCCAAAGGCAATATCGTTGAGTGAACTGTATCTTCTTTGTGTTAGTTGACCTAAGCCGCAACATTACTGCTGGGGTGGGGCTCGACCTCCGAACCGTACGTGGGGCGAGTTTCTGCCTCATACAGCTCGGGCCGAAGACCGGAGGAAGTTGGGCGAGAGATGGAGAGACCCAGCAACAGCCGATCGGAGCGGGGATAAGCTTGTGAAGAAgcaaatccccccccccccccaaaatcCATTTATATACTATAGCGCTAGCGCTTCGCATTCTTTCTATTtcatcccttttttttttcGGGATAGGCGGCGAATACTAAACTAATAAGTGAAGTAGTCGTCGTCTATCCAACCAATTGGCTCGGACACCAGACTGCTCGTGCCCGCCCATTCTGTCTCGCCCTAAATGGAATGGCTCTCATAGTTACGCTGCGCCCCGGTCTAAGTCCCCACGTCCGCTCTTCTCCGCCCGCAACCCAAGAAGTTGGCTTTGCCAACACAACATTAGGGTCGTCCCCTTCTATCTTTTTTACATGTTTGGATCTTCTATGGGGCATTTTGTGTTTTGGTCTCATGTATGTTTAATCATTCAATAAAGTATcttttttgttgtaaaaaaaaataatgggcAAGATTTGGTGTCACTAAACTTTTTGATTGTGGTGGtatataaaattgattttttttaacatgaTTCATCTTCTTTTATAGAGATACTATCACTTTCTATACTTTttctataaatttataattaaccttttcaaaaaacaaattcaTAATTTACATTATTTATAAATTTGATTCTCACAAACTACTCAACAAAATGACCCAGCTCATCCATGctaataatttattaaaaatgtatatttcaagtttaaataaaaaattgtgcaTTGCACGTGTTAAATAGTTCATCCTATAAAAAGCCtagatgtattttttttttacatcggaaagataaattacacctgGCAGGAATCGATCCTTgatctccccctacccaacATGTGTcgcccagctcctaccacttgagctgtCTTACGGTGACAAAAGCCTAGATGTGTAAACATGTATTgtcttttcattttatattcTTTAAATGAATAATAAATTTCATCCTCTTTGTTTCTCGAATTGTACTAAGCTGATGGAGTGGTGATGGGATCTCAGGATGTGAATCAGTTTAGCAGCGCGATTTGATTCAACAGATTAGAGGGGTGCTTCACCGCGAGTGGTAGGTTTCAGTTCAACACCTGCCTAGAGACCGCAATTTGGCAGCGGATGCTTTGGTAAAATCTAATATGCAACGAGGACTCATAGTAGGAGGCAAATCTGGCACCTCCCTCCTACTAACGCCGTGCCTTTATTGTGTCAGGATGTTCTAGCttagttttgttaattttccgttgtaacaaaaaaaaattaccactCATAAATTTAGCCTCCCTCAATGACCAATaacattttttcctttttttaatcttttcaatatatagctaatttttttCTAAGTCAAAGAAATGCATTAAAAGGGAGTACAAGATATTTCAACCCTTAATGTACGTACCTTCTCTATGCGCCTAGATAGTACTAAATTTTTCTTATGTAAGTCCAATCAAAactttatttctattttctgtAAACAgctcatattttttatttctattttcttttaatGAATAATAAATTACAAACTTACAACCTCCCTAAAGAAAAACCTCCCTCAATACCCTTCCAAAAAACCTCCCTCAAAGGCcactcataattttttttaattaattataaatttagtCTTAAACAGAAGGGGTGTatttttgttaaaattatttaataaacaaaaataaaatgttttGGAAAACAGTACAGCATATTCATGATAATAGAAATTGTTTTTGGCATAATTTCATTATATTTCAAGTTTCTGACATATTTCCAATTTAGATAAGATTTATAATTTGTAATTCTAAGAGCACATGCAAAGGGTGGACAGTGAAGACAAGTCGATGGGCATTAATAGATGATGATGACGATGATGCTGATGATATTGGCTTATGTGAGTATTGTAGATGGGATCATGAGTTAGAAGTTTTTTACCGATTGTTCAATATTGATCGCTAGTTTGTGTGAATTTTCTTCATAGTTGAGCctattataataataatgaatTATATCAAGAAGTGAGttgtttttttctaatattaacTTTCTATGGCAAAAGTGAATTATTGCACTGAAGTTTGGCTTACATGCGACTTAATCTCTGTCTTTTAGGTCTATTTGGTATGCAAGATAATGAATATAGATAGGATAGTATAATCATATGCATTGTCATAatcgtatttttttttaataaaaactcataatatATTAACTTGAAAAAACTGAGTCTACAAGTAGAGCCAGCTCAATACATGAAGGAGGTCTCCCTACCATATGTTGGATGTTAATTCAATAGTTTGGGAAGCTAAGGTATGAGCCACTACATTGGCTTGTCTCCTAACTGCAGAAAAACAAATTGAGTGGAGTATAGATGCTAGCTGTCTACAATCAGTGATAGCCTTTACCACTCCCTCAGTGTCGGATTCCACTACCCGACATTCAATTTCCAACTCCAAAGCCAAACGCAAACTCCATTGCAGAGCCACCGCCTCTGCAACCGTCAGATACAAGCGTTGTTGCTCTTCGCTGGAGGCTGCCTCGAGAAAGTTGCCCGTCGAGACTCGAGGACCGGATCACCATCCCAAAACCAGAGGAGAAAGAGCCTTACCAGCCTCATAATCTTCTATCCTACAATTGAAGGATTTAAATTCACTGTTCATGGCCAACTATTTTTTTTGGACGGGATAACTATTGGGCTGGGCCTTGCTGAGATCATAGCCTAAACCCTTGCGTGACACCTACTTCATCATCCTCTGATATCCTTTTCCCCTAATAGCTACCTCTGCTCCTACATACAAAGCTATTGTCTAAACCATCTGCCCATAAAAAACCTATGATGTACTTGTCGTTGTTTCTGGAGCATGCCATAGAATAGAACTCGCGAATTCCTCCTCTTCCTTGCCTTTTTCCTCCTATTCTATTCCTATGCCAGACGCTTGACGTACATTCAACTCGCGATGATGTCCTTTACAGCTTCTCAATCTACACTCTATGCTATGTACCCTATTACTCTGTGTTGCTTTACAGACATGTGAATCTATGCCTTTTCCCTTCAATTCGTATGTTTAGGGGTAAATGGGCAAATGATGCCAGCGTTCTATTAATACTACAGCTTCGTTGCTGATCTCCCCACACTTTCTATACTTATTCTGCTGCTTTGTTTTGACTTAAAGCATGATGAGTATGCTACTGTGTGTTTCTCTTTCGTTTTTACTGCCATTGAATGTCGCTTCACAATTTCTGCCGTAGAGGTGCCGCATGTTTCCGACTTCAATGATGAATGATGAGTGTTTTCATTTGTACTATGAGATGCTATGCGGGAGTCTTTACTTATCCATTTTCAAATCAAACATGACCTTTGTGAACCaaatctttcatttttcttttactcTAACATTCTTCTTATGTTGTTTTTCTGTTTAGGTTCATGATAGGAACTGAAATGTACTAAAGAAATGACACCCTCCAGATGCAAAACCACAAGGTACATACCAATATACCATTACTTATAAGATTAGCTCGCTTCCTAGAAACACTTCATTCCACCTAGAAAGGCAAGATTagcttatatttttaaatttattttcttttagggGGAAGGGTGGATGaaagaacatttttttttctttctgttttggTATATCTTGGGATTGAGAAATCATGAGTTTCCTGTCTTCATTCTAAAATTACAATTTGGGATCAATTTATTTTGCAGCTTGTGTTAAGCCTTGGAACTGGCGTCAATGGTTTCACTCTTGACCCGGCTCTTTGTGAGTTTATCCTGACTCACCCTGACATTAAGGTATTACTCTGCTCACTCATGGACCTTGATTAAAAGTATACCCTTCTCTCTATTGTAAGATAATATACAGATTCATATAGAGCATAAAGGGAATGTATATCCACACATCTGTGGATTACTTGAGACATGTGTTAACTCTTTGGTGTGTGGTTCTCTGTGCAGGTCCCAAAGAAAGGCAAGATTTATTCTGTGAATGAAGCAAATGCCAAAAACTAGGATGCTCCTACTGCCACGTATGAGTAATCAATGAGTA contains:
- the LOC130726351 gene encoding uncharacterized protein LOC130726351, with protein sequence MASSATTDGGPSPPLKAVLERVQQAAERSGRDVKEIRVVAASKMKPVSALQQVYDAGHRCFGENYVQELIEKVPQLPDDIEWHFIGHLQSNKVKLLVAGVPNLAYVETVDDEKKANLLDRAVEKIGRNPLKVFVEVNTSGETSKFGVEPALCVDLLKHIVTKCPNLEFCGLMTIGMLDYSSTPENFKTLSNCRSEACTALGIPEEKCELSMGMTADFERAIEMGSTTVRVGTAIFGPRDYPLREEE
- the LOC130725704 gene encoding LOW QUALITY PROTEIN: cytochrome c biogenesis CcmF C-terminal-like mitochondrial protein (The sequence of the model RefSeq protein was modified relative to this genomic sequence to represent the inferred CDS: inserted 1 base in 1 codon; deleted 4 bases in 3 codons; substituted 1 base at 1 genomic stop codon), coding for MLCWQSQLLGLRAEKSGRGDLDRGAYINGFWGGGGFASSQAYPRSDRLLLGLSISAQLPPVFGPSCMRQKLAPRTVRRSSPTPAVMLRLRSTNTKKIQFTQRLPLGSELHMGKERCCFRGLDHLHGPTSHSICGNLMIYKPFLTNDRLMFEHDESLCADLLPINFPASYDNGKLENFLYQWMKNREDNNLWLTMFPEKRYFRETRNTTEVAIHTNPFTDRYASIGTGSSRTGGWYTTIMKLPXFFILIGFILASLGGSRSLLRQLQKDKLRWNRESLVEFIIALIKXKESSTLLINAVSSNVFACTTFDRDRKRFPRSIFPHNIGSDSYLTFLAKKV